GCCAGCACCCCGGCGAAGGCGGCCAGGGCCACGCCGCCGGCGTAGGTCAGCGAGATCATCCGCGGCACATTCACGCCGAAGGCCTGCACCAGCTTCGGGTTCTCGGTGCCGGCGCGCAGTGTCGCGCCGAGGGAGGTTTTCTCGATCAGGGCCCAGACGCCGAGGCACACCACCAGCGAGGCCACCACCACCCAGGCGCGGTAGTTGGGCAGGATCATGAAGCCGAGGTTGGTGGCGCCTGACAGGGCGTCGGGGACGGAATAGGGCTGGCCGCCGACGCCGTAGAAGGAGCGGAACACGCCTTCGATCACCAGCGTGATGCCGAAGGTCAGCAGCAGGCCGTAGAGATGGTCGAGCTTGTAGAGCCACTGCAGCAGCAGCCGTTCGATCAGCAGCCCGAACGCGCCCACGATCAGCGGGGCCAGGACCAGCATCGCCCAGTAGTTAATGCCGAAGTAGCTCATCCCCATCCATGCCAGGAACGCGCCCATCATGTAGAGCGCCCCGTGGGCGAAGTTGATGATGTTGAGCATCCCGAAGATCACGGCCAGTCCCAGCGACAACATCGCATAGAACGACCCGTTCACCAGGCCCAGCAGCAACTGGCCCAGCAACGCCGGCAGAGGCACTCCAAACACTTCAGACATGAACGGTGCGCTTCCTGTTGCAATTGACGATACGCGATGCACCCATCCCACCCCGCCACCGGCGAGGGCGCTGAGCTCTCACCCCACCGGGCGGCCGACAGGTCAAGCGGAGCACGGAGATCCGGCTTTGCCGGGCTCCTGCTCGCCCCCCTGGGGGGGCCGCCGCAGGCGGTAGGGGGGTTACTTCCTACACTTACTGTCTGCGGGCTTGGTGAAGGCGTCTTCGCCGGGGATGCGGGTCACCACCTTGAAGTAGTCCCATGGCTCGGTGGATTCCTTGGCCGACTTCACCTGCAGCAGGAACATGTCGTGCACCGCGCGGCCGTCCTCCTTGCGGATGGTGCCCTTGGTGTAGAAGTCGTTGATCGGCGTGGCCTTCATCTGCGCCATCACCTTCTCGCCGTCATCGGACTTCAGCGCCTCGACCGCCTTCAGGTAATGCGTCGCCGCCGAGTAGTCCGCCGCCTGCAGCGACGACGGCATGCGCTTCATCTTCTCGAAGAAGCGACGGCTCCAGGTCCGGGCCTCCGGCGACTGGTTCCAGTACCAGCTGTCGGTGAGGTACATGCCTTCGGTGGTCTTCAAGCCCAGCGAATGCACATCGTTGATGAACATCAGCAGCCCGGCCAGCTTCATCGTCTTGGTGACGCCGAATTCGTTGGCCGCCTTGATCGCATTGATGGTGTCGCCACCCGCATTGGCCAGACCCAGGATCTGCGCCTTGGAGCTCTGCGCCTGCAGCAGGAACGACGAGAAATCGCTGGCATTGAGCGGGTGCTTCACCGCGCCCAGCACCTGACCGCCCGACTTGGTCACCACCGCCGAGGTGTCCGACTGCAGCGAGCTGCCGAAGGCATAGTCGGCGGTCAGGAAGAACCAGGTCTTGCCCCCCGACTTGGTCACCGCAGCGCCGGTGCCGTTGGCCAGTGCCACCGTGTCATAGGCATAGTGGATGGTGAACGGCGTGCATTCCTCATTGGTCAGCCGCGCAGTGCCCGCGCCGATGGCGATGAAGGGCTTCTTCTTCTCCGCCGCCACCTTGGCCATCGCCAGGCTGGTGCCGGAGTTGGTGCCACCGATCAGCAAGTCCAGGCCTTGGGTGTCGAACCATTCGCGTGCCTTGGAGGCGGCGACGTCGGCCTTGTTCTGGTGATCGGCGAAGACCAGCTCGATCTTCTTGCCGGCCACCTGGCCCTTCAGGTCGGCGATGGCCATGCGCAAGGCCTCCACGCCGCCCGCACCGTCGATGTCCGCATACACGCTGGACATGTCGGTGATGAACCCGATCTTCACCACATCGCCCGACACCTGCGCCTGGGCGCCCAGGCTGCCGCAGGCCAGCACCGAGGCCAGGGCCACGGTCTTGATGGACATCTTCATCGCTTGTCTCCTTTGATGACGGGCCTTTCAAGGGCCTCGCTCGACCGGCTCAGGTCGGGTTTCAGACTCAAACGCTCAACAGTTCATCAAGCAGCGCCCGCTTTTCGTCCAGCTGCGACGCGGGAAAGGACTCGACCACCTGGCCGTGTTCCATCACGACGAAGTGGTCCGCCAGCGGCGCGGCGAATCGGAAGTTCTGCTCCACCATCACGATGGTGAATCCCTGCGCTTTCAGCGCGGTGATCATGCGACCCAGGGCCTGGACGATCACCGGAGCGAGACCCTCGGAGATCTCGTCCAGCAAGAGGATGTCCGCACCGGTGCGCAGGATGCGGGCCACCGCCAGCATCTGCTGCTCGCCGCCCGACAGACGCGTGCCGGGGCTGTGGCGGCGCTCCGAGAGATTGGGGAACATCGCATAGATCTCGGCCTCGGACATGACCTTGCCACGGCCGCCCTTGAGCACCGGCGGCAGTCGCAGGTTCTCCTCGGTGCTCAGCGAGGCGAAGATGCCGCGCTCCTCGGGGCAATAGCCGAGCCCGAGCTGCGCCACGCGATGCGTCGCCAGGCCGATCGTCTCCTGGCCATGTACCTTGATCGATCCGCTGCGGCGATCGGTCAGTCCCATGATCGCGCGCAGCGTGGTGGTGCGCCCGGCCCCGTTGCGTCCCAGCAGCGTCAGCACCTGCCCCGCCGGGACGGTCAGGTCGATGCCATGCAGGATGTGGCTCTCGCCATACCAGGCCTGCAGGCCGCGCAGTTCGAGCGCTGCGCTCATCGGCGTGCCCGTCGCTGTCGGCCCAGGTCGGCCGGCGCCACACGGCGGCGTTCTTCACCAGGGTGAGCGTGTCGGCCCGCCTCGGGACGATGGCCGATGCACGCGCGGCGAGTGGCTGGGGCCATCAGTGTGCTCCCTGCAGTTCGGTGGCATCGCTGCCCATGTAGGCCTCGAGCACCTTGGGATGTTTGGAGACGGTGGCGTAATCGCCTTCGGCCAGCACCGCCCCGCGGGCCAGCACCGTGATGCGATCGGCGATGCTGCTGATCACCTTCATGTTGTGTTCCACCATCAGCACGGTGCGGCCTTCCGCCACCCGCTTGATCAAGGCCGTGACCCGGTCCACGTCCTCATGGCCCATGCCCTGGGTGGGTTCGTCCAGCAGCATCAGCTCCGGCTCCATCGCCATCGTCGTGGCGATCTCCAGGGCGCGCTTGCGGCCGTAGGGCAGGTCGGCGGCGCGGGCATCGGCCATGTCGCGCAGGTCGACCAGCGCCAGCAGCGCCAGCGCGCGGTCGTCCAGGCGACGCAGCGCCGTGATTCCCTTCCAGAAGTGATAGCTGGTGCCGGTGAAGCGTTGCAGGCCGATCCGCACGTTCTCCAGCACCGTCAGGTGCGGAAACACCGCCGAGATCTGGAACGACCGGATCACCCCGCGGCGCGCGATCTGCGCGGGCTTCTCGCCGGTGATGTCGGTGCCGTTGAACAGGATCTGACCGTGGGTCGGGATCAGGAATTTGGTCAGCAGGTTGAAGCAGGTGGTCTTACCGGCGCCGTTGGGGCCGATCAGCGCGTGGATGTGCCCCCGCTGAACCTGCAGGTCCACGGCATCCACGGCGGTGAAGCCTTTGAATGCCTTGGTCAGTTTGCGTGTCTCCAGGATGAGGTTGCTCATCGGCGCAAGGGTGGGCGCCGGTGACCGGCGCCTCGGTAGTGGATCGTGGAATTTAGGGCGAGCAGACCCGCCGCCGACAGCGTAGAACCCTTTACGCAGCATTGCGCAAGGACTAACCCTGGGGACCTGGGTGCGCACGCCGAGGCCATGGTTCCCATGCCGCCGCGCAGATCCTCCGAAAGGACAGGGCATGACTCGGCTCGACGGCAGAGATCCGGCCGTCTCGCTATGCTGCGCCTCGCCGCGCCGAGACACCTTGCGCGTGCCCATGACACTCATCGAACGTCCCGACAGGAGCTTCGCCATGTTCCAACTCAATCGCCGCGCCGCGGCCCTCGGCCTGGCCTTCGCCCTGGCCGCCGCCGGCGTGCAGGCTGCCGCCCCGCAGATCAAGACCCAGGCCCCCGGCTACTACCGCATGATGCTGGGCGACTTCGAGATCACCGCCCTCAACGACGGCACGCTGGACCTGCCGGTCGATCAGTTGATGGACAAGGCCAAGCCCGGCACCGTGGTGAAGGCCCTGCAGAAGGCCTATCTGAAGCCGCCGGTCGAGACCTCGGTCAACGGCTACCTGATCAACACCGGCACCAAGCTGGTATTGATCGACACCGGTGCGGCAGGTCTGTTCGGACCGACCGCCGGTCGCCTGCTGGCCAATCTGAAGGCTGCCGGCTACCAGCCCGAGCAGGTCGACGAGATCTACATCACCCACCTCCACCCGGACCATGCGGGCGGCCTGTTCCAGGACGGCAAGGTGGTGTTCCCGAACGCCGTGGTGCGGATGGATCAGCATGACGCCGATTTCTGGCTCAATCCGGACAATGCGGCCAAGGTGGCCGAAGGCCATCGCGGCTTCTTCCCCGGCGTGATCGCGGCCCTCAAGCCGTACCAGGACGCGGGTCGCCTCAAGCCGTTCAGCGGCGAAACCGAGCTCATTCCCGGCATTCGCACCCA
The Roseateles amylovorans genome window above contains:
- a CDS encoding branched-chain amino acid ABC transporter permease, which encodes MSEVFGVPLPALLGQLLLGLVNGSFYAMLSLGLAVIFGMLNIINFAHGALYMMGAFLAWMGMSYFGINYWAMLVLAPLIVGAFGLLIERLLLQWLYKLDHLYGLLLTFGITLVIEGVFRSFYGVGGQPYSVPDALSGATNLGFMILPNYRAWVVVASLVVCLGVWALIEKTSLGATLRAGTENPKLVQAFGVNVPRMISLTYAGGVALAAFAGVLAAPILQVNALMGSNLIIVVFAVVVIGGMGSILGAILTGLGLGVVEGLTKVFYPEASNTVVFVIMALVLLVRPAGLFGKER
- a CDS encoding ABC transporter substrate-binding protein, with product MKMSIKTVALASVLACGSLGAQAQVSGDVVKIGFITDMSSVYADIDGAGGVEALRMAIADLKGQVAGKKIELVFADHQNKADVAASKAREWFDTQGLDLLIGGTNSGTSLAMAKVAAEKKKPFIAIGAGTARLTNEECTPFTIHYAYDTVALANGTGAAVTKSGGKTWFFLTADYAFGSSLQSDTSAVVTKSGGQVLGAVKHPLNASDFSSFLLQAQSSKAQILGLANAGGDTINAIKAANEFGVTKTMKLAGLLMFINDVHSLGLKTTEGMYLTDSWYWNQSPEARTWSRRFFEKMKRMPSSLQAADYSAATHYLKAVEALKSDDGEKVMAQMKATPINDFYTKGTIRKEDGRAVHDMFLLQVKSAKESTEPWDYFKVVTRIPGEDAFTKPADSKCRK
- a CDS encoding ABC transporter ATP-binding protein, translating into MSNLILETRKLTKAFKGFTAVDAVDLQVQRGHIHALIGPNGAGKTTCFNLLTKFLIPTHGQILFNGTDITGEKPAQIARRGVIRSFQISAVFPHLTVLENVRIGLQRFTGTSYHFWKGITALRRLDDRALALLALVDLRDMADARAADLPYGRKRALEIATTMAMEPELMLLDEPTQGMGHEDVDRVTALIKRVAEGRTVLMVEHNMKVISSIADRITVLARGAVLAEGDYATVSKHPKVLEAYMGSDATELQGAH
- a CDS encoding ABC transporter ATP-binding protein: MSAALELRGLQAWYGESHILHGIDLTVPAGQVLTLLGRNGAGRTTTLRAIMGLTDRRSGSIKVHGQETIGLATHRVAQLGLGYCPEERGIFASLSTEENLRLPPVLKGGRGKVMSEAEIYAMFPNLSERRHSPGTRLSGGEQQMLAVARILRTGADILLLDEISEGLAPVIVQALGRMITALKAQGFTIVMVEQNFRFAAPLADHFVVMEHGQVVESFPASQLDEKRALLDELLSV
- a CDS encoding MBL fold metallo-hydrolase, which gives rise to MFQLNRRAAALGLAFALAAAGVQAAAPQIKTQAPGYYRMMLGDFEITALNDGTLDLPVDQLMDKAKPGTVVKALQKAYLKPPVETSVNGYLINTGTKLVLIDTGAAGLFGPTAGRLLANLKAAGYQPEQVDEIYITHLHPDHAGGLFQDGKVVFPNAVVRMDQHDADFWLNPDNAAKVAEGHRGFFPGVIAALKPYQDAGRLKPFSGETELIPGIRTHAAYGHTPGHTVYMVESRGQKLAVWGDLMHVAAVQFPDPTVTINFDNDSKLAMPERRKAYADAAKNGYYVAVAHVSFPGIGRLRAEGKGYAWVPVNYSIKP